Proteins encoded together in one Streptomyces sp. NA04227 window:
- a CDS encoding anthranilate synthase component I, with protein MGGKLKSLTSTGHVGLDPRGATSRWRTAAGVEVRRETRQWETDAATARRELELALDERRGMLRMRGAGRAVGYVDPPLEVSVRGRLLTVRALNARGRVLLPALRPALEKSLLRVVCSVEEVRGQAPPPGEDFAEEDRTRHAGVFTALRGLVAALATREDTLLGLYGAFGYDLIFQMEQIETHQRRGPDDRDLVLHLPDEILEFDLVGGRALRHRYEFRTQDEDTEGLPREGEALPFVPGTPDSARDHAPGEYAEVVRRAMPHFTAGDLFEVVPGQSFRRACAEAPSTVFRRLWETNPAPYSLLMNLGEGEYLVGASPEMFVRVRGDGAPGAERLMVQTSPISGTIARGRDALEDAAHIRRLLDSVKEESELTMCTDVDRNDKARVCVPGSVRITGRRQIELYSALIHTVDRVEGEIAPGRDALDGFLAHLWAVTVTGAPKIAAVEFLERAERSPRRWYGGAVGSIGFDGGLDTVLTLRTIQLRDGVATVRAGATLLHDSVPEAEEAETELKAKALLRVLDPQRPPLPELSAPVERRDPDEQGVPHGAPLAPRRVGEGLRILLVDHRDSFVNCLADYLRQTGASVGTYRSGRHLPVIERERPDLLVLSPGPGRPADFALHETLDLAEKCELPVFGVCLGLQGLVEYFGGDLGVMKEPMHGKPSRVHVTDESSALLTGLPRTFEVGRYHSLYARPEALPEQLRVTLITDDGIPMAVEHTERPLAAVQFHPESLLTLAGAVGQTVIDNAVSALARRPGTTRGEPSCPVRTR; from the coding sequence GTGGGGGGAAAGTTGAAGTCGCTGACGAGCACTGGGCACGTCGGGCTCGATCCGCGTGGTGCGACGTCGCGGTGGCGTACCGCCGCGGGCGTCGAGGTGAGGCGCGAGACACGGCAGTGGGAGACCGACGCCGCCACCGCCCGACGGGAACTGGAACTGGCCCTCGACGAGCGGCGCGGCATGCTGCGGATGCGGGGTGCCGGACGGGCCGTGGGCTATGTCGACCCGCCGCTGGAAGTGAGCGTCCGCGGTCGGCTGCTGACCGTGCGTGCCCTCAACGCACGCGGCCGGGTGCTGCTGCCCGCGTTGCGCCCGGCGCTGGAGAAGTCCCTGCTGCGGGTGGTCTGTTCGGTCGAGGAGGTGCGGGGGCAGGCGCCGCCGCCCGGGGAGGACTTCGCCGAGGAGGACCGCACTCGGCACGCGGGCGTCTTCACGGCACTGCGCGGGCTCGTCGCGGCGCTCGCCACCCGCGAGGACACGCTCCTTGGCCTGTACGGCGCCTTCGGCTACGACCTCATCTTCCAGATGGAGCAGATCGAAACGCACCAGCGCCGAGGCCCGGACGACCGCGATCTGGTGCTCCATCTGCCCGACGAGATCCTGGAGTTCGACCTCGTCGGCGGCCGAGCGCTGCGCCACCGCTACGAGTTCCGAACCCAGGACGAGGACACCGAGGGGCTGCCGCGCGAGGGCGAGGCGCTGCCCTTCGTCCCAGGCACCCCCGACTCCGCACGCGACCACGCGCCGGGGGAGTATGCCGAGGTGGTGCGGCGGGCCATGCCGCACTTCACCGCCGGTGACCTCTTCGAGGTGGTGCCGGGCCAGTCCTTCAGACGGGCCTGCGCCGAAGCGCCGTCCACGGTCTTTCGCCGCCTGTGGGAGACCAACCCCGCTCCGTACAGCCTGCTGATGAACCTCGGCGAGGGCGAGTATCTGGTCGGAGCCTCGCCGGAGATGTTCGTACGGGTACGCGGCGACGGTGCGCCCGGCGCCGAACGCCTGATGGTGCAGACCTCCCCGATCAGCGGCACCATCGCCCGGGGCCGGGACGCGCTGGAGGACGCCGCCCACATCCGCCGGCTCCTGGACTCCGTCAAGGAGGAGTCCGAACTCACCATGTGCACCGACGTCGACCGCAACGACAAGGCGCGGGTGTGCGTTCCGGGCAGCGTGCGGATCACCGGGCGACGGCAGATCGAGCTGTACTCCGCACTGATCCACACGGTGGACCGGGTGGAGGGCGAGATCGCACCGGGCCGGGACGCGCTGGACGGTTTCCTGGCCCATCTGTGGGCCGTCACCGTCACGGGTGCGCCCAAGATCGCCGCGGTGGAGTTCCTGGAGCGCGCGGAGCGCTCGCCGCGACGCTGGTACGGCGGCGCCGTCGGCAGCATCGGCTTCGACGGCGGTCTCGACACGGTGCTGACCCTGCGCACCATCCAGCTGCGCGACGGAGTGGCCACGGTACGTGCGGGCGCGACACTGCTGCACGACTCGGTCCCCGAGGCCGAGGAGGCCGAGACCGAACTCAAGGCCAAGGCCCTGCTACGGGTCCTCGACCCGCAGCGACCTCCGCTCCCCGAGCTCTCGGCTCCGGTCGAGCGAAGGGACCCCGACGAGCAAGGGGTGCCCCATGGGGCACCGCTCGCTCCCCGGCGTGTGGGCGAAGGACTGCGCATCCTGCTCGTCGACCACCGCGACTCCTTCGTCAACTGCCTCGCGGACTATCTGCGGCAGACCGGTGCCTCGGTGGGCACCTACCGCAGCGGGCGGCATCTGCCGGTCATCGAGCGGGAACGTCCCGATCTGCTCGTCCTGTCACCGGGGCCCGGCCGCCCCGCCGACTTCGCGCTGCACGAGACGCTGGACCTCGCCGAGAAGTGCGAACTGCCCGTCTTCGGCGTGTGTTTGGGGCTGCAGGGTCTGGTGGAGTACTTCGGTGGTGACCTCGGCGTCATGAAGGAGCCGATGCACGGCAAGCCCTCCCGGGTGCACGTCACCGACGAAAGCTCCGCGCTGCTCACCGGGCTGCCGAGAACCTTCGAGGTCGGCCGCTACCACTCGCTGTACGCCAGACCCGAGGCGCTGCCCGAGCAGCTGCGGGTCACCCTGATCACCGACGACGGCATCCCGATGGCCGTGGAGCACACCGAACGCCCGCTGGCCGCCGTGCAGTTCCACCCCGAGTCCCTGCTGACCCTGGCCGGGGCGGTCGGGCAGACCGTGATCGACAACGCGGTCTCCGCCCTCGCCCGCCGTCCCGGGACGACCCGTGGAGAGCCGTCGTGCCCGGTTCGGACTCGCTGA
- a CDS encoding siderophore-interacting protein: MGHGWEGAVLKLMRGKDFAFTVTGSEQITENYLRLHFIDGGMLRATGVHPTMWVRLWFRHEGKPHQRAYTLVDPDAAAGTFSLEFALHDGPAANWARAAKEGDRIEATVQGTGFTAPEPRPERMFVIGDPASLPAINSLLASLDGTPATIWFETPEDSDRELPFRVDPVQHELHHVERKDDGAHLVSTVKAALPSLLADPANAYVWIACDATTTRTLTGYVRKELGVPKQRVNALGYWRAAA; encoded by the coding sequence ATGGGGCACGGTTGGGAGGGCGCGGTCCTCAAGTTGATGCGGGGCAAGGACTTCGCCTTCACGGTGACGGGCAGCGAGCAGATCACCGAGAACTATCTGCGGCTGCACTTCATCGACGGCGGCATGCTGCGCGCCACCGGGGTGCACCCCACGATGTGGGTGCGCCTGTGGTTCCGTCACGAGGGGAAGCCGCATCAGCGGGCCTACACCCTGGTCGATCCGGACGCCGCCGCGGGCACGTTCAGCCTGGAGTTCGCCCTGCACGACGGTCCGGCGGCGAACTGGGCCCGGGCCGCGAAGGAGGGCGACCGTATCGAGGCGACGGTGCAGGGGACCGGGTTCACGGCGCCCGAACCGAGGCCCGAGCGGATGTTCGTGATCGGCGATCCGGCCTCACTGCCCGCCATCAACTCCCTGCTCGCCTCGCTGGACGGCACTCCGGCCACCATCTGGTTCGAGACGCCGGAGGACTCCGACCGCGAACTGCCGTTCCGCGTCGACCCCGTTCAGCACGAGCTGCATCACGTGGAACGCAAGGACGACGGCGCCCACCTGGTCAGCACCGTCAAGGCGGCCCTGCCCTCGCTCCTGGCGGACCCCGCGAACGCGTATGTCTGGATCGCCTGCGACGCGACCACCACGCGCACCCTCACCGGCTACGTCCGCAAGGAACTCGGCGTCCCCAAGCAGCGAGTGAACGCACTCGGCTACTGGCGCGCCGCCGCCTGA
- a CDS encoding AfsR/SARP family transcriptional regulator, whose product MEFAILGSLRVTEQGASYAPTAPKQRQLLALLIMRVNQVVSCDQCIDELWGGVPPNSALPTLHSYVLQLRRRLRHAPSASAPQDARRILETRGGGYSLVAGDEQLDLKSFLRLAREGRAALHHNDALASDKLSEALDLWHGPGLSDVPHGPLLRNHVLALEEERVTLQQQRIGADLRLGRHHQLLGELRGLSAEHVTQEGLHAQFVLALYRSGRRTQALAVLHGLRQVMRNDFGLDLSPRMHRLHQAVLACDPSISVLAQTDAVLVSEVGRTDLGPRTADAAAV is encoded by the coding sequence ATGGAATTCGCCATACTAGGATCTCTGCGTGTTACTGAGCAAGGGGCGTCGTATGCGCCAACGGCCCCGAAACAGCGGCAGCTACTCGCGCTGCTGATCATGAGGGTCAATCAAGTGGTGTCCTGCGATCAGTGCATCGACGAACTCTGGGGCGGCGTTCCGCCGAACAGTGCCCTTCCGACGCTGCACTCGTACGTCCTGCAGTTACGTCGTCGCCTCAGACACGCGCCGAGCGCGTCCGCTCCCCAGGATGCCCGCCGCATTCTGGAGACCAGGGGTGGCGGGTACTCGCTGGTCGCGGGGGACGAGCAGTTGGACCTCAAGAGTTTCCTCCGGCTCGCGCGTGAGGGGCGGGCGGCGCTGCATCACAACGACGCGCTGGCCTCGGACAAGCTCTCCGAGGCGCTGGACCTCTGGCACGGCCCGGGCCTGTCCGACGTACCGCACGGCCCCCTGCTGCGAAACCACGTACTCGCCCTCGAAGAGGAACGGGTCACCTTGCAGCAACAGCGCATCGGCGCCGACCTGCGCCTTGGCCGGCATCACCAACTTCTAGGTGAACTACGCGGGTTGAGCGCCGAGCACGTGACCCAGGAAGGGCTGCACGCACAGTTCGTGCTGGCCCTCTACCGGTCGGGCCGCCGTACCCAGGCGCTGGCCGTGCTGCACGGACTGCGACAGGTCATGCGCAATGACTTCGGTCTGGATCTCTCGCCGCGGATGCACCGCCTGCACCAGGCGGTGCTCGCCTGCGACCCGTCCATCAGCGTCCTCGCGCAGACGGACGCCGTCCTTGTCAGTGAGGTGGGCCGGACCGACCTGGGACCCAGGACCGCGGACGCGGCCGCCGTGTAG
- a CDS encoding GNAT family N-acetyltransferase, with the protein MGSAIVRDEWGIPHLKADSARELAFAQGYNAAEDRGWQIEVERHRVQGTSAAFLGEQAQDWDVFARRARLEDTARRCLDRLRAQDPKTADWLDSYVEGVNAGLAQGAGGAPEFARAGIRPEPWGSWVPLGVWLSTHILFSGFPSKLWRAEVAHRLGSRYPELFTSEGPATSGSNGWLLAPGRTVSGRPLLAGDPHRFIEDPGVYQQIHLACPEYDVVGFAVPGVPGLAHFGHTGSVAWSVTNAMADYQDLYREHLRRRGHRTEALGPDGWRPARAHRETVYVAGAEPVDIEVIETDRGPVVIDAVTWPADGPGAESRPGAGAGDGPEAADGAGEDGAGEDGAGEDGYVLTEAVSLRCPPRITGDLGFGCLPALLAARTVGDVDRALDGWAEPVNVVQAADSEGGLLHRVAGRVPRRDRLNSLVPVPAWESRYAWRGWHVPLPRGEVRGSAVMANERGIAAPFGVDFAPPHRAERIRTLLARRERWSPQDMAEIHTDTQLPYDNALLRLLGALGGEGPALSPLASALRDRLLGWNRRMDAESAEAMAYARLRAAAVRRLARHPWFAPLAGPSELPPVFRPWLDLTTRIAFALEALLADGAVPDLEPTSLVRTALEEAAAEGAAKDRGPERWGEAHRLAPWRALPGGEEEWPGLSGDLECVLSTSSLPGVTHLSARSSAARYVWDLADRDNSLWIVPLGASGVPQNPHHRDQLPLWATGGLLPVISDWSRLTSSAPATPLPSPEPRPPHPPPHTAPTATTTGRHSPTLSALLPSPRNSPHRSPRKAPLTSTSTSTSTSTSTSSSTPVAARRLHMTSQTPSGTSAASRPALHTQQIDGYGQFQVRAVDPAADLDVLHAWVTAERARFWGMGGHSRAQVLATYTHLDALTTHHAFLVLRDDEPVALLQTYDPAADRVGACYPVLPGDLGAHLLISPAASGVERGFTRALVQVLLAFTLVGGTHRRIVVEPDAENEKALARLVRVGFTLGPEALLPEIDLPEVHLPAKRARLAFLAAK; encoded by the coding sequence ATGGGCAGCGCGATCGTGCGGGACGAGTGGGGCATACCGCACCTGAAGGCGGACAGCGCGCGGGAGCTCGCCTTCGCCCAGGGGTACAACGCGGCCGAGGACCGCGGCTGGCAGATCGAGGTCGAGCGCCATCGCGTCCAGGGCACCAGCGCGGCCTTCCTCGGCGAACAGGCCCAGGACTGGGACGTGTTCGCCCGCAGAGCGCGCCTGGAGGACACCGCGCGGCGCTGCCTCGACCGACTGCGGGCGCAGGACCCTAAGACCGCGGACTGGCTGGATTCCTATGTCGAAGGGGTGAACGCCGGGCTCGCCCAAGGAGCGGGCGGCGCACCGGAGTTCGCCCGCGCGGGGATCCGTCCCGAGCCGTGGGGAAGCTGGGTCCCCCTCGGCGTCTGGCTCTCCACCCACATCCTGTTCTCCGGCTTCCCCTCCAAGCTGTGGCGGGCCGAGGTCGCCCACCGCCTCGGCTCCCGCTACCCGGAACTCTTCACCTCCGAGGGCCCCGCCACCTCCGGCAGCAACGGCTGGCTGCTCGCCCCCGGCCGGACGGTCTCCGGCCGCCCCCTCCTCGCGGGCGACCCGCACCGCTTCATCGAGGACCCCGGCGTCTACCAGCAGATCCACCTGGCCTGCCCCGAGTACGACGTGGTCGGCTTCGCCGTACCCGGAGTGCCGGGCCTCGCCCACTTCGGGCACACGGGCTCGGTCGCCTGGTCCGTCACCAACGCCATGGCCGACTACCAGGACCTGTACCGCGAACACCTGCGCCGCCGCGGCCACCGGACCGAGGCCCTTGGACCGGACGGCTGGCGTCCCGCCCGGGCGCACCGGGAGACCGTGTACGTCGCCGGTGCCGAGCCGGTCGACATCGAGGTGATCGAGACCGACCGCGGGCCGGTGGTGATCGATGCCGTGACGTGGCCGGCGGACGGGCCCGGAGCCGAAAGCCGACCCGGCGCCGGAGCAGGAGACGGACCCGAAGCAGCAGACGGAGCAGGGGAAGACGGAGCGGGGGAAGACGGGGCCGGGGAGGACGGGTACGTACTCACCGAGGCCGTGAGCCTGCGGTGCCCGCCCCGGATCACCGGTGACCTCGGCTTCGGCTGTCTGCCCGCGCTGCTCGCCGCACGGACCGTCGGCGACGTCGACCGCGCTCTCGACGGCTGGGCGGAACCGGTGAACGTGGTGCAGGCGGCCGACTCCGAGGGCGGTCTGCTGCACCGGGTCGCGGGCCGTGTGCCTCGGCGCGACCGTCTCAACTCCCTTGTGCCGGTACCGGCTTGGGAGTCGCGGTACGCCTGGCGGGGGTGGCACGTGCCGCTGCCGCGTGGCGAGGTGCGCGGCAGCGCGGTGATGGCGAACGAGCGGGGCATCGCGGCGCCGTTCGGGGTCGACTTCGCCCCGCCGCACCGGGCCGAACGCATCCGCACCCTCCTCGCCCGCCGGGAGCGGTGGTCACCGCAGGACATGGCGGAGATCCACACGGACACCCAACTCCCTTACGACAACGCCCTCTTGCGGCTCCTCGGCGCGCTCGGCGGAGAGGGCCCCGCGCTGAGCCCGCTCGCCTCGGCACTGCGCGACCGGCTGCTCGGCTGGAACCGGCGCATGGACGCGGAGAGCGCCGAGGCCATGGCGTACGCGCGGCTGCGGGCGGCGGCCGTGCGCCGGCTCGCCCGTCACCCCTGGTTCGCCCCACTGGCCGGACCGAGCGAACTGCCACCGGTGTTCCGGCCCTGGCTGGACCTCACCACCCGTATCGCCTTCGCCCTGGAAGCCCTGCTCGCCGACGGCGCAGTCCCCGATCTGGAGCCAACTTCTCTCGTCCGTACGGCACTTGAGGAGGCGGCAGCGGAGGGCGCGGCAAAGGACCGTGGCCCGGAGCGCTGGGGCGAGGCCCACCGTCTCGCTCCCTGGCGGGCGTTGCCCGGCGGCGAGGAGGAGTGGCCGGGGCTCTCCGGCGACCTGGAGTGCGTACTGTCCACCTCCAGTCTCCCCGGGGTCACACATCTGAGCGCCCGTTCCTCAGCCGCCCGCTATGTCTGGGACCTGGCCGACCGCGACAACAGTCTCTGGATCGTCCCGCTCGGCGCCTCCGGAGTGCCCCAAAACCCCCATCACCGCGACCAGTTGCCGCTCTGGGCCACAGGCGGCCTGCTTCCCGTGATCAGCGACTGGTCACGCCTGACTTCCTCGGCCCCCGCCACGCCCCTGCCCTCCCCCGAGCCGCGGCCTCCCCACCCGCCGCCCCACACCGCACCGACGGCAACCACCACGGGCCGACACTCCCCCACCCTCTCGGCCCTTCTCCCCTCCCCGCGCAACTCACCCCACAGATCGCCCCGCAAAGCACCTCTCACCAGCACCAGCACCAGCACCAGCACCAGCACCAGCACCAGCAGTTCAACTCCCGTCGCCGCAAGGAGACTTCATATGACCTCGCAAACCCCCTCGGGCACATCCGCCGCGTCCCGCCCGGCTCTCCACACCCAACAGATCGACGGATACGGCCAGTTCCAGGTCCGGGCCGTCGACCCCGCCGCGGACCTGGACGTCCTGCACGCCTGGGTCACCGCCGAGCGCGCGCGTTTCTGGGGCATGGGCGGACACAGCCGCGCACAGGTCCTCGCGACCTACACACACCTGGACGCCCTCACCACCCACCACGCCTTCCTGGTACTGCGGGACGACGAACCGGTCGCGCTGCTGCAGACCTACGACCCGGCGGCGGACCGGGTCGGCGCGTGCTACCCGGTACTGCCCGGCGACCTGGGCGCGCACCTGCTCATCTCGCCCGCCGCGAGCGGCGTGGAACGCGGCTTCACCCGCGCCCTGGTGCAGGTCCTGCTCGCCTTCACGCTCGTCGGCGGCACCCACCGCCGTATCGTCGTCGAACCCGACGCCGAGAACGAGAAGGCCCTGGCGCGGCTCGTCCGGGTCGGCTTCACGCTGGGGCCCGAGGCGCTGCTGCCCGAAATCGACCTGCCCGAGGTCCACTTGCCCGCGAAGCGAGCCCGGCTGGCGTTTCTCGCCGCGAAGTGA
- a CDS encoding class I adenylate-forming enzyme family protein, with amino-acid sequence MTTRLLGNEQLGAGNAFPLACADEELARSVVLELDRSYTDHEGRLHDSLTLPQLDRITDALAAGYWRDGIRPKDPVAVFLEESVRYLVHYVALNKIGAIPVLLNSLMPSDLGQKFITRVGAVAVVSDRTRIPTGFEGPRFYENDPFGEGEFRRFVHTENDPVLIAHTSGTTGVPKAVQFNHGGFFFGIRQQIGADLGERILSVLPQSHGSAISVLMSAVVRGSKVLLATQRGASALADSIERFRPNLVAAFPKTFVDLCRLDLDARDFDSVARWMCTGDANHEQHIRKLVRQGTHIDREGRKQSGSLFIDNFGSSEFGFAMFRTIHTPTSNRYGRCIGRPFGWIDVELFDDNDEPVGPRTVGRLALKSPTVTSGYWNNTLLSEKNRVRGYWLTGDVAYRDEDGLYYHMDRTVDYITTGDGAVYSAQCEELILARFPEVFDCSLVAVAQASEGTEAPLVLTADLAEQAVDTEDLLQRINEALGEKGLPKIRTIRTEGLGEHVGLTGKSLKRTMRDALADQV; translated from the coding sequence GTGACCACCCGACTCCTCGGCAACGAACAGCTCGGTGCCGGCAACGCCTTCCCCTTGGCCTGCGCCGACGAGGAGCTCGCGCGGAGCGTGGTGCTCGAACTCGACCGGTCCTACACCGACCACGAGGGCAGGCTCCACGACTCCCTGACGCTGCCCCAGCTCGACCGGATCACCGATGCCCTCGCCGCCGGGTACTGGCGGGACGGAATCCGGCCCAAGGACCCCGTCGCCGTCTTCCTCGAGGAGAGCGTGCGCTACCTCGTCCACTACGTGGCGCTGAACAAGATCGGTGCGATACCCGTCCTGCTCAACAGCCTGATGCCGTCCGACCTCGGGCAGAAGTTCATCACCCGCGTCGGCGCCGTCGCGGTGGTCTCGGACCGTACCCGTATCCCCACCGGCTTCGAGGGGCCGCGGTTCTACGAGAACGACCCGTTCGGCGAAGGGGAGTTCCGGCGCTTCGTGCACACGGAGAACGACCCCGTCCTCATCGCGCACACCTCCGGCACCACGGGTGTCCCGAAGGCCGTCCAGTTCAACCACGGGGGCTTCTTCTTCGGCATCCGTCAGCAGATCGGGGCGGACCTCGGCGAGCGCATCCTCTCCGTACTGCCGCAGAGCCACGGCTCGGCCATCTCCGTACTGATGTCGGCAGTGGTGCGCGGCAGCAAGGTGCTGCTCGCCACCCAGCGCGGCGCGAGTGCGCTCGCCGACTCCATCGAGCGGTTCCGCCCCAACCTGGTCGCCGCGTTCCCCAAGACCTTCGTCGACCTGTGCCGACTCGACCTGGACGCCAGGGACTTCGACTCGGTGGCCCGCTGGATGTGCACCGGGGACGCCAACCACGAGCAGCACATCCGCAAACTGGTCCGCCAGGGTACGCACATCGACCGCGAGGGCAGGAAGCAGAGCGGCTCGCTGTTCATCGACAACTTCGGCTCCTCCGAGTTCGGCTTCGCGATGTTCCGTACGATCCACACCCCGACCAGCAACCGCTACGGACGCTGTATCGGCCGCCCCTTCGGCTGGATCGACGTCGAGCTCTTCGACGACAACGACGAGCCCGTCGGCCCCCGTACCGTCGGCCGCCTCGCCCTCAAGTCCCCGACCGTGACCTCCGGTTACTGGAACAACACCCTGCTCAGCGAGAAGAACAGGGTGCGCGGCTACTGGCTGACCGGTGACGTCGCCTACCGGGACGAGGACGGCCTCTACTACCACATGGACCGCACCGTCGACTACATCACCACCGGGGACGGCGCCGTCTACAGCGCCCAGTGCGAGGAACTGATCCTCGCTCGCTTCCCCGAGGTCTTCGACTGCTCCCTGGTGGCCGTCGCCCAGGCGTCCGAGGGCACCGAGGCACCGCTGGTGCTCACCGCGGACCTCGCCGAGCAGGCCGTGGACACCGAGGACCTGCTGCAGCGGATCAACGAGGCTCTCGGTGAGAAGGGCCTGCCGAAGATCCGGACCATCCGGACCGAAGGTTTGGGCGAGCACGTCGGCCTCACCGGCAAGTCCCTCAAACGCACCATGCGCGACGCCCTGGCCGACCAGGTCTGA
- a CDS encoding thioesterase family protein — protein MDRLIRFQHCDPAGIVFYPQYLFMLNEVLEDWFEEHLGIDYAGMFTTRRIGIPTIRLECDFVGPSRVGDRVRFSLDLRRIGKSSFELHYLCAGVEKSDVRVRMRAVLVFMSLTSHTSVPVPEDIRAAMERCLNPATDPSADGAR, from the coding sequence GTGGATCGGCTGATTCGGTTCCAGCACTGCGACCCGGCGGGAATCGTCTTCTACCCGCAGTACCTGTTCATGCTCAACGAGGTGCTCGAGGACTGGTTCGAGGAGCACCTCGGAATCGACTACGCGGGAATGTTCACCACGCGCCGGATCGGTATTCCCACCATCCGGCTGGAGTGCGACTTCGTGGGTCCGAGCCGGGTCGGTGACCGGGTGCGTTTCTCCCTGGATCTGCGTCGCATCGGAAAGTCCTCGTTCGAACTCCACTACCTGTGCGCGGGGGTGGAGAAGAGCGATGTGCGCGTGCGCATGCGCGCGGTGCTCGTCTTCATGTCCCTGACCTCGCACACCTCCGTGCCGGTCCCCGAGGACATCCGCGCCGCGATGGAGCGGTGCCTGAACCCCGCCACCGACCCGTCCGCCGACGGTGCCCGATGA
- a CDS encoding AMP-binding protein — translation MTAALPHRAPLTAHQDTFVLDNMPTLSEQPEFRYTLPELQYPERVNCVTSFVDRWAAEGDAAARTAVLSSDGTTWSYRDLGEAVSRIAHVLTDDLGLVPGNRVMLRGTNSPVLAAAWLAVIRAGGVVITSLPLLRAKEITYVLDKANVDLILCEEALAEELNLALKDRPVAEQPRLMFYGGAPGAGLQAAMARKPTSFAPVDTVRTDPCLIAFTSGTTSVPKATVHTHRDVLAICNTFPRRMLDVRESDRFIGSPLLGFTYGLGGLLLFPLYYGASTVLLHHGSPKIMAGAIAEHGATICFSGPTAYRMIAADVPDADLSSLRACVSAGEALPVATRAMWREKTGIDLIDGIGATELLHIFLTMPGSEARERPGALGRPLPGYQAVVLGEDGEPVPPGHVGRLAVKGPTGCRYLADERQRDWVKDGWNLTGDSGWTDEDGYFHYHARSDDMIVSAGYNISPVEVEDALLAHHGVRDCAAIGVPDEERGAIVKAFVVLAEGFTPGDETARELQRFVKDHIAPYKYPRAIEFRTELPRGDTGKLRRFVLRESEEEQRSVMPHVTK, via the coding sequence ATGACGGCAGCCTTACCGCACAGAGCCCCGCTCACCGCGCATCAGGACACGTTCGTACTCGACAACATGCCGACGTTGTCGGAGCAGCCCGAATTCCGCTACACCCTGCCCGAACTCCAGTACCCGGAGCGGGTCAACTGCGTCACGTCCTTCGTCGACCGCTGGGCGGCCGAGGGCGACGCCGCCGCGCGCACCGCCGTCCTGTCCTCGGACGGCACCACCTGGTCCTACCGGGACCTGGGTGAGGCGGTCTCCCGTATCGCCCATGTGCTCACCGACGACTTGGGTCTGGTCCCCGGCAACCGGGTCATGCTGCGCGGCACCAACAGCCCGGTACTCGCGGCGGCTTGGCTGGCCGTGATCAGGGCCGGCGGTGTGGTCATCACCTCGCTGCCGCTGCTGCGGGCGAAGGAGATCACGTACGTCCTCGACAAGGCGAACGTCGACCTGATCCTGTGCGAGGAGGCACTCGCCGAGGAGCTGAACCTGGCGCTGAAGGACCGTCCGGTGGCGGAACAACCGCGGCTGATGTTCTACGGGGGTGCGCCGGGCGCCGGTCTCCAGGCGGCGATGGCCCGCAAGCCGACGTCCTTCGCACCCGTCGACACGGTCCGCACCGACCCGTGTCTGATCGCCTTCACCTCCGGGACCACGAGCGTGCCCAAGGCCACCGTGCACACCCACCGGGACGTGCTGGCGATCTGCAACACCTTCCCGCGCCGGATGCTCGACGTCCGCGAGAGCGACCGGTTCATCGGCTCGCCGCTGCTCGGATTCACCTACGGTCTCGGCGGGCTGCTCCTGTTCCCGCTGTACTACGGGGCTTCGACGGTGCTGCTGCACCACGGATCGCCGAAGATCATGGCGGGCGCCATCGCGGAACACGGTGCCACCATCTGCTTCAGCGGCCCCACCGCGTACCGCATGATCGCGGCCGACGTTCCCGACGCGGACCTGTCCTCGCTGCGTGCCTGTGTCTCCGCGGGGGAGGCGCTGCCGGTGGCCACCCGTGCGATGTGGCGCGAGAAGACGGGCATCGACCTGATCGACGGCATCGGCGCCACCGAGCTGCTGCACATCTTCCTCACCATGCCGGGCTCGGAGGCCCGGGAGCGCCCCGGTGCTCTGGGCCGCCCGTTGCCCGGATACCAGGCCGTGGTCCTCGGCGAGGACGGCGAGCCCGTACCGCCCGGACACGTGGGACGCCTCGCGGTGAAGGGCCCGACCGGTTGCCGCTACCTCGCCGACGAGCGGCAGCGGGACTGGGTCAAGGACGGCTGGAACCTCACCGGCGACTCGGGCTGGACCGACGAGGACGGTTACTTCCACTACCACGCGCGCTCCGACGACATGATCGTCTCCGCGGGCTACAACATCTCGCCGGTCGAGGTCGAGGACGCGCTGCTCGCCCACCACGGTGTGCGGGACTGCGCGGCGATCGGGGTGCCCGACGAGGAACGCGGCGCGATCGTCAAGGCGTTCGTGGTCCTGGCCGAGGGCTTCACCCCCGGCGACGAAACGGCCCGCGAGTTGCAGCGGTTCGTGAAGGACCACATCGCGCCCTACAAGTACCCGCGGGCCATCGAGTTCCGCACCGAACTGCCGCGCGGGGACACCGGAAAGCTCCGCCGTTTCGTACTGCGTGAATCCGAGGAAGAGCAGAGGAGTGTGATGCCCCATGTCACCAAATGA